CCTTCCGCGTACCCGAGGGCGGCGGCGGGGAGATCCCCGGGGCGGCCGCTGTGCAGCACCGTCAGGGTGCCGGTGCGCGGCAGGCCCGGCTCGGGGCGGGCGCCGATGCGGCGCAGCGCCTGCGCGGCGACGGGCTCGGCCGAGCCGTGGTAGACGAGTGCGGCGCCGCCGGTGCGGGCGGCGAGCGCGGCCCGGATGGGGGCCTCGACGAGTTCGTAGTGCGTGCAGCCGAGGACCACGTCGGTGACGTCCGGCGGGGTCAGCGCGGCGGCCGCGGCGACGGCCCGTACGACGGCCTCCTCGTCCCCGTGCTCGACCGCGTCGGCCAGTCCGGGGCAGGGCACCTCGGTGACCCGGACGCCCGCGGCGAAGTCGCGGATCAGGCCTCGCTGGTAGGGGCTGCCGGTGGTGGCCGGGGTGGCCCAGATGGCGACCTTGCCGCCGCGGGCCGCGGCGGGCTTGATCGCGGGGACCGTGCCGACGACGGGAATGCCGGGCTCCAGCGCCGCCCGCAGGGTGGGCAGGGAGTGCACGGAGGCGGTGTTGCAGGCGACGATCAGCGCACGTGGGCGCAGCTCGGCCGCGGCGCGCGCGACCTCCAGCGCCCGGCCGGTGAGGTCGGCGGGGGTACGGGGACCCCAGGGCATGCCGTCGGGGTCGGAGGAGAGGACCAGGTCGGCGTCCGGCCGCAGCCGTCGCATCGCGGCGGCCGCCGCGAGGAGGCCGATGCCGGAGTCCATGAGCGCGATCTTCACTTGGTCACCTTAATCGACCCCCGCCCCCGGCCCACCCGCCACGCCCCCTTTCCGGACGCCGGAGCCCGTGCGCCGGGCGCCGTGGGCCACGTCCCGGGCCCCGGGCCGGCCCCGGGCCGCGGCGGACCGGCGTCGGTGCGCGACAGGCGCGGCGACTTTCGGCACACTGCGGGGATGGGCCCCCTCGGCATCGCCGCCTGCGCATCGCTCGCCGTCTGGCTCTGGCTCACCTTCGGCCAGGGCATGTTCTGGCGGACCGACGTCCGCCTGCCGCCGCGCACCCCGCCCGCCCGGTGGCCCTCCGTGGCCGTCGTCGTGCCCGCCCGGGACGAGGCGGGGGTGCTGCCGCTGAGCCTGCCGTCGCTGCTCGCGCAGGACTACCCCGGCGAGGCCGAGGTGTTCCTCGTCGACGACGGGAGCACCGACGGTACGGGCGCGCTCGCGCTGGCCCTCGCCCGCGAGCACCCCGGGCTGCCGCTCACCGTCTGCTCCCCCGGCGAGCCCGGGGCCGGGTGGACGGGCAAGCTGTGGGCGGTGCGCCACGGGATCGGCCTGGCCCGCGGCGCGCCGGCCGGGGCGCCGGAGTACCTGCTGCTCACCGACGCGGACATCGCGCACGAGCCCGACAGCCTGCGCGAGCTGGTCTCGGCCGCGGTCTCGGCGGACCTCGACCTGGTGTCGCTGATGGCGCGGCTGCGGGTCGTCAGCTTCTGGGAGCGTCTGGTCGTACCGGCCTTCGTCTACTTCTTCGCCCAGCTGTACCCCTTCCGCTGGATCAACCGCCCGGCGGGGCGGACCGCCGCCGCGGCGGGCGGGTGCGTGCTGCTGCGCACGGAGGCGGCCGTACGGGCGGGCGTACCGGAGTCGATCCGCCAGGCGGTGATCGACGACGTGTCCCTCGCCCGCGCCGTGCGGCGCAGCGGTGGCCGGATCTGGCTGGGGCTGGCGGAGCGGGTGGACAGCGTACGCCCGTACTCGGGGCTCGGGGACCTGTGGCGGATGGTCTCGCGCAGCGCCTACGCGCAGCTGCGCCACCAGCCCCTGCTGCTGGCCGGGACGGTGGC
This is a stretch of genomic DNA from Streptomyces sp. NBC_00536. It encodes these proteins:
- a CDS encoding glutamate racemase, whose amino-acid sequence is MKIALMDSGIGLLAAAAAMRRLRPDADLVLSSDPDGMPWGPRTPADLTGRALEVARAAAELRPRALIVACNTASVHSLPTLRAALEPGIPVVGTVPAIKPAAARGGKVAIWATPATTGSPYQRGLIRDFAAGVRVTEVPCPGLADAVEHGDEEAVVRAVAAAAALTPPDVTDVVLGCTHYELVEAPIRAALAARTGGAALVYHGSAEPVAAQALRRIGARPEPGLPRTGTLTVLHSGRPGDLPAAALGYAEGRLLAAAAQDAPAGR
- a CDS encoding glycosyltransferase, with the translated sequence MGPLGIAACASLAVWLWLTFGQGMFWRTDVRLPPRTPPARWPSVAVVVPARDEAGVLPLSLPSLLAQDYPGEAEVFLVDDGSTDGTGALALALAREHPGLPLTVCSPGEPGAGWTGKLWAVRHGIGLARGAPAGAPEYLLLTDADIAHEPDSLRELVSAAVSADLDLVSLMARLRVVSFWERLVVPAFVYFFAQLYPFRWINRPAGRTAAAAGGCVLLRTEAAVRAGVPESIRQAVIDDVSLARAVRRSGGRIWLGLAERVDSVRPYSGLGDLWRMVSRSAYAQLRHQPLLLAGTVAGLALVYLAPPVTCCAGLLTGRPVAAWAGAAAWLLMAGTYLPMLRYYRQSAVLAPLLPLTALLYLLMTVDSAVQHYRGRGAAWKGRTYARPSDA